One window of Papaver somniferum cultivar HN1 chromosome 9, ASM357369v1, whole genome shotgun sequence genomic DNA carries:
- the LOC113309043 gene encoding BTB/POZ domain-containing protein At3g56230-like gives MEDAKKREEECNKHIGLLAVAFREGSYSDIQVKPGNGPSIPAHRFLLATTSEVLKTMLASDLCKSAPIDSISLPEFNHEELETFLEFLYCGKLAKEKFDMHFQSLTLAADKYVIPHLQTYCEQHILKLLDSSNALKILEFSEILSNEVLKVASLKSILSHTKEIYFSPGFEDFARQNPHLMVQIARAHSRRKRNTGQLQYNGC, from the exons ATGGAGGATGCAAAAAAGAGGGAAGAAGAGTGCAATAAACATATTGGCTTATTAGCTGTTGCATTTAGGGAGGGAAGCTACTCAGACATTCAAGTCAAGCCTGGCAATGGACCTTCTATACCCGCACACAGATTTTTGTTG GCAACCACATCTGAAGTTTTGAAAACCATGCTAGCATCAGATCTGTGCAAATCTGCACCAATCGACTCCATATCTCTCCCTGAATTCAATCATGAAGAGCTTGAGACATTCTTGGAGTTCCTTTACTGTGGGAAATTGGCCAAGGAAAAGTTTGACATGCATTTTCAGTCTCTAACACTTGCAGCTGATAAGTATGTAATTCCACATTTGCAAACATATTGTGAACAACATATCCTAAAATTACTAGATTCGTCAAACGCTCTCAAAATTCTGGAGTTCTCAGAAATTCTTTCGAATGAAGTATTAAAAGTTGCTTCCTTGAAGTCAATACTCAGCCACACAAAAGAAATATATTTCTCACCTGGTTTTGAAGATTTTGCAAGACAGAACCCACATTTGATGGTACAAATCGCCAGGGCCCATAGCAGAAGGAAACGTAATACAGGGCAATTGCAGTACAATGGGTGTTGA
- the LOC113312482 gene encoding BTB/POZ domain-containing protein At3g56230-like, with product MDVNEAFQYVRVVNKMMKLMNIDKKGDAAATNWGTKNATKWIEQAKQREEEGWISYLSGLAVAFRQESYSDIQVKPGNGPAIPAHRFLLAASSEASKTMLASDLCKSAPIDSVSLLNSSMMSLRHSWSFFTVGNCPRKVLEAFLLPPTCS from the exons atggACGTAAACGAGGCATTTCAATATGTGAGAGTTGTCAAtaagatgatgaaattgatgaacATAGACAAAAAGGGAGATGCAGCAGCCACCAATTGG GGGACTAAAAATGCTACAAAGTGGATCGAACAAGCAaaacagagagaagaagaagggtGGATTAGTTACCTTAGCGGATTAGCTGTTGCATTTAGGCAGGAAAGCTACTCAGATATTCAAGTCAAGCCTGGCAATGGACCTGCTATACCTGCACACCGATTTTTGTTG GCAGCCTCATCTGAAGCTTCCAAAACCATGCTAGCATCAGATCTGTGCAAATCTGCACCGATTGACTCTGTATCTCTCCTGAATTCAAGCATGATGAGCTTGAGACATTCTTGGAGTTTCTTTACTGTGGGAAATTGTCCAAGGAAAGTTTTAGAAGCATTTTTACTCCCTCCTACTTGCAGCTGA
- the LOC113313979 gene encoding BTB/POZ domain-containing protein At3g56230-like isoform X1: MDCCVCSSIPMILRPPRNTVCLACYECSKSLIAFVNNLENNDAANQESLYSISPPNKQGIESVLKWMKELKQREDGLNEKIKFLGGLIAAFRDEIHSDIQIKPGNSGPSLPAHRALLAIRSDIFKNMLESDGCKAAPTDTVTFSELNHEELDALLEFLYSGSLATEKVEKHVYALSIAADKYEIPYLQKFCERKMLELLDSSNTLEVLEISDICSNKILRDAAMNYIVKHMEDIVFSVKYDEFARKNPHLSVQITRALFMEKQHL, from the exons ATGGACTGTTGCGTTTGTAGCTCGATACCAATGATCCTAAGGCCACCAAGAAATACAGTATGCTTGGCTTGTTATGAATGTTCCAAGAGTTTGATAGCATTTGTAAACAATCTAGAAAATAATGATGCTGCCAATCAGGAGAGTTTATACAGCATTTCTCCTCCTAATAAG CAGGGGATTGAAAGTGTATTGAAATGGATGAAGGAATTGAAGCAAAGAGAAGACGGATTAAACGAAAAGATTAAATTTCTTGGTGGTTTAATTGCTGCATTTAGAGATGAAATTCATTCAGACATTCAAATCAAGCCTGGCAACTCTGGACCTTCTTTGCCTGCTCACAGAGCTTTGCTT GCAATAAGGTCGGATATATTCAAGAACATGTTAGAATCAGATGGGTGTAAAGCTGCTCCAACCGACACGGTTACTTTCTCGGAACTCAATCATGAAGAGCTTGATGCTCTCCTAGAGTTTCTCTACAGTGGAAGTTTAGCTACAGAAAAAGTGGAAAAGCATGTTTACGCTTTGTCAATTGCAGCCGACAAGTACGAAATTCCATATTTGCAAAAGTTTTGTGAGCGTAAAATGCTCGAATTACTGGATTCATCTAATACACTAGAAGTTTTAGAGATATCGGATATTTGTTCTAACAAAATATTAAGAGACGCTGCCATGAATTACATAGTGAAACATATGGAAGATATAGTATTCTCAGTTAAATATGATGAATTTGCAAGGAAAAATCCACATTTAAGTGTACAGATCACTAGAGCATTGTTCATGGAGAAACAACATTTGTAA
- the LOC113313979 gene encoding BTB/POZ domain-containing protein At3g56230-like isoform X2, with translation MDCCVCSSIPMILRPPRNTVCLACYECSKSLIAFVNNLENNDAANQESLYSISPPNKGIESVLKWMKELKQREDGLNEKIKFLGGLIAAFRDEIHSDIQIKPGNSGPSLPAHRALLAIRSDIFKNMLESDGCKAAPTDTVTFSELNHEELDALLEFLYSGSLATEKVEKHVYALSIAADKYEIPYLQKFCERKMLELLDSSNTLEVLEISDICSNKILRDAAMNYIVKHMEDIVFSVKYDEFARKNPHLSVQITRALFMEKQHL, from the exons ATGGACTGTTGCGTTTGTAGCTCGATACCAATGATCCTAAGGCCACCAAGAAATACAGTATGCTTGGCTTGTTATGAATGTTCCAAGAGTTTGATAGCATTTGTAAACAATCTAGAAAATAATGATGCTGCCAATCAGGAGAGTTTATACAGCATTTCTCCTCCTAATAAG GGGATTGAAAGTGTATTGAAATGGATGAAGGAATTGAAGCAAAGAGAAGACGGATTAAACGAAAAGATTAAATTTCTTGGTGGTTTAATTGCTGCATTTAGAGATGAAATTCATTCAGACATTCAAATCAAGCCTGGCAACTCTGGACCTTCTTTGCCTGCTCACAGAGCTTTGCTT GCAATAAGGTCGGATATATTCAAGAACATGTTAGAATCAGATGGGTGTAAAGCTGCTCCAACCGACACGGTTACTTTCTCGGAACTCAATCATGAAGAGCTTGATGCTCTCCTAGAGTTTCTCTACAGTGGAAGTTTAGCTACAGAAAAAGTGGAAAAGCATGTTTACGCTTTGTCAATTGCAGCCGACAAGTACGAAATTCCATATTTGCAAAAGTTTTGTGAGCGTAAAATGCTCGAATTACTGGATTCATCTAATACACTAGAAGTTTTAGAGATATCGGATATTTGTTCTAACAAAATATTAAGAGACGCTGCCATGAATTACATAGTGAAACATATGGAAGATATAGTATTCTCAGTTAAATATGATGAATTTGCAAGGAAAAATCCACATTTAAGTGTACAGATCACTAGAGCATTGTTCATGGAGAAACAACATTTGTAA